CTTGGTATTAATAGCCACACTCTTTGCTTTAATTATCAGCATACCCTTGGGAATTCTCACTGCCCGTTACCAGATGGCCCATAGGGTGGTCATGCCCATCTTGGATTTTATGCAGACAATGCCGCCCTTTGTATATTTAGTGCCGGTGGTAATACTCTTTGCCATCGGAGAAGTGCCGGGCTTAATTGCTACCGTTGTGTTTGCAATGCCTCCGGCCATTAGGCTCACCGGCTTGGGTATTAGACAAGTCCCTGAAGATTTGATAGAAGCTGCTGAAGCCTTTGGGGCCACCGAAAGTCAGAAACTGTTTAAGGTACAATTACCCTTGGCCATGCCCACCATTATGGCCGGTGTAAACCAATGCATACTGTTGGCCTTATCAATGGTGGTAATTGCAGCTATGGTTGGTGTGGGTGGCTTAGGCGGTATGGTGCTCCGGGGAATTCAACGTTTGGATGTGGGGTTGGCCTTTGAAGCCGGGCTATCAATTGTAATTATAGCTATCATCCTTGACCGCATTACCCAAAAAATTGGGTTTAATAACAAAACAAATAAATAAGGGGGAGAAAAGGTGAAAAGATTTAGTAAAGCCAGTGTACTGCTTGCCATGCTTGTCATTTTGAGCCTAGCATTGGCGGGTTGTACAGGCGGCGGGGGAGAACAGGACCCTGCGGCACAGCAAGCACAGGATGCAGGCACAGTTGTGTTGGGATATGTAGAGTGGGATTCTGAAATTGCCAGCACACACGTGGTTAAAGAAGTACTGGAGAGCAAAATGGGTTATGAG
This window of the Desulfofalx alkaliphila DSM 12257 genome carries:
- a CDS encoding ABC transporter permease; the protein is MELPKLPIGAGAELLVDAAETYLGWLFDFITIVIKALVGNFADLLNMMSPLLFIVIVSAIAWRLAGNRVAIGSALGLLLILNMGMWKPAMDTIALVLIATLFALIISIPLGILTARYQMAHRVVMPILDFMQTMPPFVYLVPVVILFAIGEVPGLIATVVFAMPPAIRLTGLGIRQVPEDLIEAAEAFGATESQKLFKVQLPLAMPTIMAGVNQCILLALSMVVIAAMVGVGGLGGMVLRGIQRLDVGLAFEAGLSIVIIAIILDRITQKIGFNNKTNK